A single Deinococcus betulae DNA region contains:
- a CDS encoding methylenetetrahydrofolate reductase — protein MSRISVELVPRSRSGLKAELAEVTAHLSEVDTVNIPDLTRYSLRSWAGCSFAGPGLTSIPHLRAVDFNPREPLPFLPLLEAHGIEEVLVVTGDAPVDMSAKVYDVDAVDLIRRLSREAPHLRVYAGLDPYRQSFVRERNYLERKLDAGAYGFFTQPFFDLRVADTWGDLLPDGTPVWWGATSILTEASFNYWRARNHAVFPRSFTPTLACNRTFARDLLHFARERGQHAYFMPVKVKVLDYLGGLLGGQQERLPHQEVVWNASL, from the coding sequence GTGAGCCGCATCTCGGTCGAACTCGTGCCGCGCAGCCGCTCGGGGCTGAAGGCAGAACTGGCGGAGGTGACGGCGCATCTGAGCGAGGTGGATACCGTCAATATCCCCGACCTGACCCGCTATTCCCTGCGCTCCTGGGCCGGATGCAGCTTTGCGGGGCCGGGCCTGACTTCTATTCCCCACCTGCGGGCGGTGGATTTCAACCCGCGCGAGCCGCTGCCCTTCTTGCCCCTGCTGGAAGCGCATGGCATAGAGGAAGTGCTGGTGGTCACGGGAGACGCGCCCGTGGACATGAGCGCCAAGGTTTACGACGTGGACGCTGTGGACCTGATTCGCCGCCTGAGCCGTGAGGCGCCGCACCTGCGGGTCTATGCAGGGCTTGACCCTTACCGGCAGTCTTTCGTGCGCGAGCGCAACTATCTGGAACGCAAGCTGGACGCCGGCGCATACGGGTTTTTCACCCAGCCCTTCTTCGACCTGCGCGTGGCCGACACCTGGGGTGACCTGCTACCGGACGGCACGCCAGTCTGGTGGGGGGCAACCAGCATTCTCACTGAGGCGAGCTTCAACTACTGGCGGGCCCGCAACCACGCAGTCTTTCCCCGCTCCTTCACGCCGACGCTGGCGTGTAACCGCACCTTTGCCCGCGATCTGCTGCATTTTGCGCGTGAACGCGGTCAGCACGCCTACTTCATGCCCGTAAAGGTCAAGGTGCTCGACTACTTGGGCGGTCTGCTGGGTGGCCAGCAGGAGCGGCTCCCTCATCAGGAAGTCGTCTGGAACGCCAGCCTGTAG
- the metH gene encoding methionine synthase, with translation MTDIRAEAHRRILILDGAWGTQLQRAGLTEADFRLPDADPLRMYRGNFDLLQLTRPDVIRGVHRAYFEAGADIASTNTFNSTTISQADYGTEAHARAMNVAGARLAREVADEFTARDGRPRWVAGSIGPTNRTATLSPDVERPEFRNVTFDDLVAAYAEAAEGLIEGGADLLLLETVFDTLNAKAALYACEEAFARTGKTLPVMLSGTITDASGRTLSGQTPEAFAISTSHAHLFSLGLNCALGADLLRPHLRDIASSTEALVSVHPNAGLPNAFGEYDETPDYTAAVLADFAREGLVNIVGGCCGTTPDHIRAIAEAMRDIAPRTAPRLPTQLRLSGLEALTVTPELNFVNVGERTNVTGSPKFAKAILAGDYEAGLKIARQQVENGAQLVDVNFDEGMLDGEAAMVQFLNLLAGEPDISRVPLMLDSSKWEILEAGLKRVQGKAVVNSISLKDGEEKFLERARLLRRYGAAAVVMAFDEQGQADNLTRRTEITSRAYRLLTEQADFPPQDIIFDPNVLTVATGIEEHDRYALDFIEATRWIKANLPGALVSGGISNVSFAFRGNNHVREAMHAVFLYHAIRAGLDMGIVNAGMLAVYGDIEPELREAVEDVILARRPQTGDLSATERLVELADRYKGIKREVGAASAWRDLSVQERLTHALVAGITDFVDADAEEAYQALGSPLAVIEGPLMDGMNVVGDLFGAGKMFLPQVVKSARVMKRAVAYLTPYMEAEKQQSGGKGRVLLATVKGDVHDIGKNIVGVVLACNGYQVTDLGVMVPTEKILDEAARIGADVIGLSGLITPSLDEMVTVAREMTRRGLTLPLLIGGATTSRAHTAVKIDPAYPGPVVHVLDASRAVTTTADLLADAAGVQARIRTEYDALRERHGGRQVRLVDLKDARARAPQLSPIPAPAPREPGRQVIEQPLSGLLDYIDWTPFFIAWEMKGIYPNILTDPLRGAEARTLFADAQALLRRVIDERLLTARGVIGLWPAERDGDDIAVQVSPSAPLGEPLDLHTHELAAGREALPKVVHLHTLRQQRDQTTPNTALADFIQPASDHIGAFAVAIHGAEELAAQFEAEHDDYSAILVKAVADRLAEAFAEKLHRDVRTRHWGYAPDETLGNDDLIRERYQGIRPAPGYPAQPDHTEKRTLFRLLKAEEAGLRLTESCAMTPAAAVSGLYFAHPEARYFAVGRIGRDQVEDYATRKGLTVQETERWLGPILAYNAEEATGREEPREAVPLRPLEPVTLRPAVGGSL, from the coding sequence GTGACGGACATTCGCGCCGAGGCGCACCGACGTATTTTGATTCTGGACGGCGCCTGGGGCACCCAGCTGCAGCGCGCCGGCCTGACTGAAGCCGACTTTCGCCTGCCTGACGCCGACCCCCTGCGGATGTACCGGGGCAATTTCGACCTGCTGCAACTCACCCGCCCGGACGTGATTCGCGGCGTTCACCGCGCCTACTTCGAGGCCGGGGCGGATATCGCCAGCACCAACACCTTCAATTCCACGACCATCAGCCAGGCAGATTACGGCACGGAAGCGCACGCCCGCGCCATGAATGTGGCGGGTGCCCGGCTGGCCCGCGAGGTGGCCGACGAATTCACGGCACGCGACGGCCGCCCCCGCTGGGTGGCCGGCAGCATCGGCCCCACGAACCGCACCGCCACCCTCTCGCCGGATGTGGAGCGCCCTGAGTTCCGCAACGTCACCTTTGACGACCTCGTGGCCGCGTACGCCGAGGCGGCCGAGGGCCTGATCGAGGGCGGCGCCGACCTGCTGCTGCTAGAAACGGTGTTCGATACCCTGAATGCCAAAGCGGCGCTGTACGCCTGCGAGGAAGCCTTTGCCCGCACCGGCAAGACCCTGCCGGTCATGCTGTCCGGCACCATCACCGACGCCTCAGGGCGCACGCTGAGCGGGCAGACCCCCGAAGCGTTTGCCATCAGCACCTCCCACGCTCACCTGTTCAGCCTGGGCCTGAACTGCGCGCTGGGGGCCGACCTGCTGCGCCCCCACCTGCGGGACATCGCCAGCAGCACCGAGGCCCTGGTGTCGGTTCATCCCAATGCGGGCCTGCCCAACGCCTTTGGCGAGTACGACGAAACCCCCGACTACACTGCCGCTGTGCTGGCCGACTTTGCCCGAGAAGGTCTGGTGAATATCGTGGGGGGCTGCTGCGGCACCACGCCCGACCACATCCGCGCGATTGCCGAGGCCATGCGGGACATTGCCCCGCGGACTGCCCCCCGCCTGCCCACCCAGCTGCGCCTGAGCGGCCTGGAGGCGCTGACGGTCACTCCAGAACTGAATTTCGTGAACGTGGGCGAGCGCACCAACGTCACAGGCAGCCCCAAGTTTGCCAAAGCCATTCTGGCCGGCGATTACGAGGCCGGCCTGAAAATTGCCCGCCAGCAGGTCGAAAACGGCGCGCAGCTGGTGGACGTGAATTTTGACGAGGGCATGCTGGACGGCGAAGCCGCAATGGTGCAGTTCCTGAACCTCCTGGCCGGGGAACCGGATATTTCCCGCGTGCCGCTGATGCTGGATTCCTCCAAGTGGGAGATTCTGGAAGCGGGCCTCAAGCGGGTGCAGGGCAAGGCCGTGGTGAATTCAATCTCGCTAAAGGACGGTGAAGAGAAGTTTCTGGAGCGCGCCCGGCTGCTGCGGCGTTACGGCGCGGCGGCGGTGGTCATGGCCTTTGACGAGCAGGGGCAGGCCGACAATCTGACCCGGCGCACCGAGATCACCTCGCGCGCCTACCGCCTGCTGACAGAACAGGCCGACTTTCCGCCGCAGGACATCATTTTCGACCCCAACGTGCTGACGGTGGCCACCGGCATTGAGGAACATGACCGTTACGCGCTGGACTTTATCGAGGCCACGCGCTGGATCAAGGCCAATCTGCCGGGCGCGCTGGTGTCGGGCGGCATTTCCAACGTCTCGTTTGCCTTCCGGGGCAACAACCATGTGCGCGAGGCGATGCACGCGGTCTTTCTGTACCACGCCATCCGCGCGGGCCTGGACATGGGCATCGTGAACGCGGGGATGCTGGCAGTTTACGGGGACATTGAACCCGAACTGCGTGAGGCCGTGGAGGACGTGATTCTGGCCCGCCGCCCACAGACGGGTGACCTCAGCGCCACCGAGCGCCTGGTCGAACTGGCTGACCGTTACAAGGGCATCAAGCGAGAGGTCGGCGCCGCCAGTGCTTGGCGCGACCTGTCCGTGCAGGAGCGCCTGACGCACGCGCTGGTGGCCGGCATCACCGACTTTGTGGATGCCGACGCCGAGGAAGCGTATCAGGCACTCGGCTCGCCGCTGGCGGTTATTGAAGGGCCGCTGATGGACGGTATGAACGTGGTGGGCGACCTGTTCGGAGCCGGCAAGATGTTTCTGCCGCAGGTGGTCAAGTCGGCCCGCGTGATGAAACGCGCTGTGGCCTACCTGACACCGTATATGGAGGCCGAGAAGCAGCAGAGCGGCGGCAAGGGCCGGGTGCTGCTGGCCACCGTTAAGGGCGACGTTCACGACATCGGCAAGAACATTGTGGGTGTAGTGCTGGCCTGCAACGGGTATCAGGTCACCGACCTGGGCGTAATGGTGCCCACCGAGAAGATTCTGGACGAGGCCGCACGCATCGGCGCCGACGTGATTGGGCTGTCTGGCCTGATTACCCCCAGCCTGGACGAGATGGTGACGGTGGCCCGCGAGATGACCCGGCGCGGGCTGACCCTGCCGCTGCTGATCGGCGGCGCGACCACCAGCCGCGCCCACACCGCCGTCAAGATTGACCCGGCCTACCCCGGCCCCGTGGTGCATGTGCTGGACGCCAGCCGCGCCGTGACCACCACCGCCGACCTGCTGGCCGACGCCGCCGGGGTGCAGGCGCGCATCCGCACCGAATACGACGCCCTGCGTGAGCGTCACGGCGGGCGGCAGGTCCGCCTGGTTGACCTGAAAGACGCCCGCGCCCGAGCACCGCAACTCTCCCCCATCCCGGCCCCGGCACCCCGCGAACCTGGCCGGCAGGTCATCGAACAGCCTCTGTCCGGCCTGCTGGACTACATTGACTGGACTCCCTTTTTCATCGCCTGGGAAATGAAGGGCATCTACCCGAACATCCTGACCGACCCCCTGCGCGGCGCCGAGGCCCGCACCCTCTTTGCCGATGCCCAGGCGCTGCTGCGGCGCGTGATAGACGAAAGGTTGCTGACCGCGCGCGGCGTGATCGGGCTGTGGCCCGCAGAGCGCGACGGCGACGACATTGCTGTGCAGGTGTCGCCGTCCGCGCCTCTGGGCGAACCGCTCGACCTGCACACGCACGAACTCGCCGCCGGACGCGAGGCGCTGCCCAAGGTGGTGCATCTGCATACCCTGCGTCAGCAGCGCGACCAGACCACGCCTAACACGGCGCTGGCCGACTTCATCCAGCCGGCTAGTGACCATATCGGGGCATTTGCCGTGGCCATTCACGGCGCCGAGGAATTGGCCGCGCAGTTCGAGGCCGAACACGACGACTACAGCGCCATCTTGGTCAAAGCGGTGGCTGACCGGCTGGCCGAGGCCTTTGCCGAAAAGCTGCACCGCGACGTAAGGACCCGCCACTGGGGTTACGCCCCCGACGAGACACTGGGCAACGACGACCTGATCCGGGAACGCTATCAGGGCATTCGTCCGGCCCCTGGCTACCCTGCCCAACCCGATCACACCGAGAAGCGCACCCTGTTTCGCCTCCTGAAGGCAGAAGAAGCTGGCCTGCGCCTCACCGAATCCTGCGCCATGACCCCTGCGGCCGCCGTCTCTGGCCTGTATTTTGCCCATCCCGAAGCCCGTTATTTTGCCGTGGGCCGCATCGGCCGCGACCAGGTGGAGGACTACGCCACCCGCAAAGGGCTGACCGTGCAGGAAACCGAGCGGTGGCTGGGGCCCATCCTCGCCTACAACGCTGAAGAGGCCACAGGGCGGGAAGAGCCAAGGGAAGCCGTGCCCCTTCGGCCCTTAGAGCCAGTGACCCTCAGACCTGCTGTAGGCGGTTCCCTGTGA
- a CDS encoding BTAD domain-containing putative transcriptional regulator — MTAEPLCLHTLGVPQVMLAGQVLDVTGKSIALLVYLAIEGQTPREVLADLLWTDQDAGAARRNLRVQVHRLRASPAGAWLALSGGALGLRPGVQVDALTLQEALAGGDLARAAALAGGRFLDHLSVPGAAAFDDWHAVTAQATFEAQLRALDGHAAAQSRAGAWAGAAATHRRALGLDPLRERSVRALMDACLALGQPEDALDAYRTLERHLTQELGGTPLPATQALRAQVEALLAGPVTVPSPPAAPLVGRAQDCRALHENRLTLVLGEAGLGKTRLVTEAAGEALLIRGVPELTPLPYGALLDVLRAGAIHHCPPRLWPLLSAALAPPGTAPPPDRAALLDALAQALVSLCGGRTLILDDLHWLDPSTLEAAFLALHRGAPRLWLTARPAELNARPELLEVLARLNPPRLTLNELNEAEVGTLIQALSGAPAPLFSRRLYEATAGHPLFLLETLRDLRERGLLTERGGRWHTPFDASTVNYAEVPVPPSVTAAISQRLDRLGEHTRRLLHAGALWGETFSAALVAAACDLGEGAALDALEGAETSRLIVPEGPVYRFGHHLYRRVLTATLGQPRARFLHGRLARLAAAGTPPAALARHYELAGEAALAWPHWHAAALDAARLYAHADALELSARALACSPPPNDAFALHAERSDLCRHLDDSATRRAALAAMQAIAADLNDPALHAEHAVRAAKCCTEDDDYAGAIATAQGALTRWGAYLGADNRSALLLESGAALACLDRWPEAEGALGEALALTRGVNPVRESNILYWLGYSHFQTGQFDQAAQHYLASVQALPTSSPTRGRVLSLWRYGASLRRLGQWPAASAALTDADICARTLNAGSIRGLIVAEQAALALDGGDPDTARTLAAEAQTLLPQQGDEGWDVLRPVLAAVGLAQEA; from the coding sequence ATGACCGCCGAGCCCCTGTGCCTGCACACCCTGGGTGTGCCCCAGGTCATGCTGGCCGGACAGGTGCTGGACGTTACCGGCAAGAGCATAGCGCTGCTGGTGTATCTGGCCATAGAGGGCCAGACGCCGCGCGAGGTGCTGGCCGACCTGCTGTGGACCGACCAGGACGCGGGGGCCGCGCGGCGCAACCTGCGGGTCCAGGTTCACCGCCTGCGGGCCTCGCCGGCTGGGGCGTGGCTGGCCCTCTCGGGAGGCGCGCTGGGGCTGAGGCCGGGCGTGCAGGTAGACGCGCTGACCTTGCAAGAAGCGCTGGCCGGAGGTGACCTGGCCCGCGCCGCCGCCCTGGCAGGGGGCCGCTTTCTGGACCATCTGAGCGTGCCCGGTGCGGCAGCTTTTGACGACTGGCACGCAGTCACGGCCCAGGCTACCTTTGAGGCGCAGCTGCGCGCCCTGGACGGCCACGCGGCGGCGCAGAGCCGGGCCGGGGCGTGGGCCGGAGCCGCCGCCACCCACCGCCGCGCCCTGGGGCTGGACCCCCTGCGCGAACGCAGCGTGCGCGCCCTCATGGACGCCTGCCTGGCGCTGGGGCAGCCGGAAGACGCCCTGGACGCCTACCGCACGCTAGAACGGCACCTGACGCAGGAGCTGGGGGGAACGCCGCTGCCCGCCACCCAGGCGCTGCGGGCGCAGGTGGAGGCGCTGCTGGCCGGTCCCGTGACGGTGCCCAGCCCCCCGGCCGCGCCGCTGGTGGGCCGCGCGCAGGACTGCCGCGCCCTGCACGAGAACCGCCTGACCCTGGTTCTGGGCGAAGCGGGCCTGGGCAAGACGCGCCTGGTGACCGAAGCGGCAGGTGAGGCGCTGCTGATCCGGGGCGTGCCGGAACTGACCCCACTGCCCTACGGCGCGCTGCTGGACGTGCTGCGCGCCGGGGCCATCCACCACTGCCCACCGCGCTTGTGGCCTCTGCTCAGCGCCGCGCTGGCGCCCCCCGGCACGGCCCCACCCCCCGACCGCGCCGCGCTGCTGGACGCCCTGGCCCAGGCGCTGGTCAGCCTGTGCGGCGGGCGCACCCTGATTCTGGACGACCTGCACTGGCTGGACCCCAGCACCCTGGAAGCCGCCTTCCTGGCCCTGCACAGAGGCGCGCCCCGCCTGTGGCTGACGGCCCGGCCCGCAGAACTGAACGCCAGACCCGAACTGCTGGAGGTGCTGGCCCGCCTGAACCCGCCTCGCCTGACCCTGAACGAGCTGAACGAGGCCGAGGTCGGCACCCTGATCCAGGCGCTGTCAGGGGCCCCCGCGCCCCTGTTCAGCCGGCGGCTGTACGAGGCCACAGCCGGGCACCCCCTGTTTCTGCTTGAAACGCTGCGGGACCTGCGCGAGCGCGGCCTGCTGACCGAGCGCGGTGGGCGCTGGCACACGCCCTTTGACGCCTCCACGGTGAATTACGCCGAGGTCCCGGTGCCGCCCAGCGTCACGGCGGCCATTTCTCAGCGCCTGGACCGCCTGGGGGAGCACACCCGCCGCCTGCTGCACGCTGGGGCACTGTGGGGCGAAACCTTCTCGGCGGCGCTGGTGGCCGCCGCCTGCGACCTGGGCGAGGGGGCCGCGCTCGACGCCCTGGAGGGCGCCGAAACCTCACGCCTGATCGTCCCGGAAGGGCCGGTATACCGCTTTGGGCACCACCTTTACCGCCGGGTCCTGACCGCGACCCTGGGGCAGCCACGCGCCCGCTTTCTCCATGGCCGCCTGGCACGACTGGCCGCCGCCGGAACGCCGCCCGCTGCCCTGGCCCGCCACTATGAACTGGCCGGCGAGGCCGCCCTGGCCTGGCCCCACTGGCACGCCGCCGCCCTGGACGCCGCGCGCCTGTATGCCCACGCCGACGCCCTGGAACTGTCTGCCCGCGCCCTGGCCTGTTCTCCCCCCCCGAACGACGCCTTTGCCCTCCACGCCGAGCGCAGCGACCTGTGCCGCCACCTGGACGATTCAGCCACCCGCCGCGCGGCTCTGGCCGCCATGCAGGCCATTGCCGCCGACCTGAACGACCCGGCCCTGCACGCCGAGCACGCGGTGCGCGCCGCCAAGTGCTGCACCGAAGACGACGACTATGCCGGGGCCATCGCCACGGCCCAGGGCGCTCTGACCCGCTGGGGGGCGTACTTAGGCGCGGACAACCGTTCGGCGCTGCTGCTTGAAAGCGGCGCGGCGCTGGCCTGCCTGGACCGCTGGCCCGAGGCCGAGGGGGCGCTGGGAGAAGCGCTGGCGCTGACGCGCGGGGTCAACCCGGTGCGGGAATCGAACATTCTGTACTGGCTGGGCTACAGCCACTTTCAGACCGGTCAGTTTGACCAGGCCGCGCAGCATTATCTGGCGTCTGTTCAGGCGTTGCCCACCAGCAGCCCCACCCGTGGCCGGGTGCTGAGCCTGTGGCGCTACGGGGCCAGCCTGCGCCGCCTGGGCCAGTGGCCCGCCGCCAGCGCTGCCCTGACTGACGCCGACATCTGCGCCCGCACCCTGAACGCCGGGTCTATTCGCGGCCTGATTGTGGCCGAGCAGGCGGCCCTGGCCCTGGACGGCGGCGACCCCGACACCGCCCGGACGCTGGCCGCCGAGGCTCAGACGCTGCTGCCCCAGCAGGGCGATGAAGGATGGGATGTGCTGCGGCCCGTGCTGGCCGCCGTGGGCCTGGCGCAAGAGGCGTAG